The genomic segment ATAATTTTAAGTCGAAATTAACTTTTTCGTAGTCTTTTTTTCGACAGGGTTGAGTCTTGAGTTTTGTCATTGTTTCCGTTTTATTGGTTAATTTTTAGTCAACCGATTTTAGGAAATGACAGCTGACCGCATGAACGCCAACGGTTGGGTGTTGCTAACGGCGGGGGTTATAGAAGTGCGTTAATTTCACCAGTGATTAATTTATTTTATTGTTATACACTTTCAAGTTGTTGCAAACCCCCGCTGATAGCAACACCATGTTAGGCACAGTTTTTTATTCTTCATTTCTAATGTACTTACTCAACCAAGGAATATACTGCTTTGTCATTTCATTATATCTTCTATTTGATTTACTTCTTGAAATGTCAAGTATCCATGCTATAAATCTTTTTGTTTCTTCAAAGGTCAATTCATTTTTTGAACAATGAACCCATATCTTTTTTATTGAATAAAAAATCCATGAATAGTTTTGTACATGACAGATTATGTCAGTATGCTTAATATTTGCAACTAACCAGTCTGTATTTTTACTATTAATTTCCTTTATTGGTTTTTTATTTAAACCAATAATTCCTTTTTTTACACTTAAACCTTCTTTGTCTTTTTTGAATTTGTCAAGAAATACAAGGTTGTCATCAAAGTACTTAAAATTATCTTCTGTCTTTAAAAGAGCTTCTTTATTTAAAACTGATTTAACTTCGATAATTGCGAGGACTGATTCTAAAGGGTATGTTCCTAAATTACTGTTTTTAATTATTGGAGGTAATATTCTATTATCGTAAATAATAATATCCGTTTGTCTGCTTGCATTACCATAAGAGTCGACGACTACTCCTGTTCCAATACTAAACTGACTTGTAATAAAATTTACCAGCAAATCATTCACGAAAAGTTCTCGTAATTCTCCTTTTGTCAATTTATGTTCAAGTCTGTCAATAGAGCAAACTTTTGCATAAAATCCTTTGACTAATGCAGTCGAATAATCTTTTATCAGTGTGTTTTTTTTCATAAAATTGTGCCTAACGGTTCTGTTGCTTATATAGTGCGGTGCATAAAACGCACTTCACTTTCAACCGAAACAAAAGTAATAAATAATAATGAACTTTCATAATGCAAGAACACCGCATTATATAAGCAACATGTTGCCCACAGTTTTTTTAATCAGTCGACTTTTACACTTTTTTGATACAGGATTTCAGGGTCAATATCTGCTTCATTTTCCCATTCTATTGTGTCAAAGCTTGTCTTTACTGTGTTGAATATTTTCAAATCTTTTAATTCTTTAAATATGCCTTTGTCGAGATATGGTTTCATATCAAATTTTCTTCTCTCTCCATTTTCAAATGTCAGTATGAGAAGATAATTTTTCTGTGGTTCCACATTTTTTACTGCTAAATACATATCTATATTATTTTAAAGGTTGAATTTTAAAAGGTTTTTCTCCATTTTGACATAACTTCCAGTCAGCTAACAATTCGTCTCTATGTATTTCTATCCACGCTTGTATCAGTCTCAATTGTCTTGATGGAATTTCACCTTCAAGCACTTCGCAGTCTACAATATTAATGGTTACTTTATTGTCCTGAAAGTAAACATGAATGTGAGGTGGATGATGCTCTCTGGGTGCATAATACATCCTTATAATAAGTCCAAAAAACAT from the Bacteroidales bacterium genome contains:
- a CDS encoding DUF6602 domain-containing protein, with product MKKNTLIKDYSTALVKGFYAKVCSIDRLEHKLTKGELRELFVNDLLVNFITSQFSIGTGVVVDSYGNASRQTDIIIYDNRILPPIIKNSNLGTYPLESVLAIIEVKSVLNKEALLKTEDNFKYFDDNLVFLDKFKKDKEGLSVKKGIIGLNKKPIKEINSKNTDWLVANIKHTDIICHVQNYSWIFYSIKKIWVHCSKNELTFEETKRFIAWILDISRSKSNRRYNEMTKQYIPWLSKYIRNEE
- a CDS encoding DUF2442 domain-containing protein; its protein translation is MYLAVKNVEPQKNYLLILTFENGERRKFDMKPYLDKGIFKELKDLKIFNTVKTSFDTIEWENEADIDPEILYQKSVKVD
- a CDS encoding DUF4160 domain-containing protein, with amino-acid sequence MPTISMFFGLIIRMYYAPREHHPPHIHVYFQDNKVTINIVDCEVLEGEIPSRQLRLIQAWIEIHRDELLADWKLCQNGEKPFKIQPLK